The following are encoded in a window of Streptococcus pasteurianus genomic DNA:
- a CDS encoding antirestriction protein ArdA encodes MDITIRLRNTLNGQEKEVALPTSLESIKARFGLDETDDYDNLVIVDSNVDFIDEYDLLEHVLKFSELVEDVDEHLVYACHEFFGYDVRGFLFYVDDFDDMTLIYDVNTDRELGEYWVDELGIQNIPRDQLETYFDYEAYGRDIAIESSGGFVADGFLDVH; translated from the coding sequence ATGGATATTACAATTCGTTTGAGAAATACGTTAAACGGTCAAGAAAAAGAAGTAGCACTTCCAACTAGCTTAGAGAGTATTAAAGCACGCTTTGGATTAGATGAAACAGATGATTACGATAATTTAGTGATTGTTGATTCTAATGTTGATTTTATTGATGAGTATGATTTGCTTGAACATGTTCTTAAATTTTCAGAATTAGTTGAAGATGTTGATGAACATTTGGTTTATGCGTGCCATGAGTTCTTTGGTTATGATGTTAGAGGCTTTTTGTTCTATGTAGATGACTTTGATGATATGACTTTGATTTATGATGTCAATACAGATAGAGAGCTTGGTGAATATTGGGTTGATGAACTAGGTATTCAGAATATTCCGAGAGACCAATTGGAGACGTACTTTGATTACGAAGCGTATGGACGAGATATTGCTATTGAAAGTTCTGGTGGCTTTGTAGCTGATGGTTTCCTAGATGTTCATTGA
- a CDS encoding nucleotidyltransferase family protein has translation MVYTIEQIQEKINPLAEKYNLSAVYLFGSYARGEADENSDIDLVIVSRGSEALGFAFYKLYDELEAVFDDVEVDLMTMEGLSTNSTYIGKEVYKNFEKDKVLLYEKRAVGTGLFLS, from the coding sequence ATGGTTTATACGATAGAACAGATACAAGAAAAGATTAATCCATTGGCAGAGAAGTATAACCTATCTGCTGTCTATCTTTTTGGTTCGTATGCAAGAGGTGAAGCTGATGAGAATAGTGATATTGATTTAGTTATTGTTTCAAGAGGTTCAGAGGCTTTAGGTTTTGCATTTTATAAACTTTATGATGAATTAGAGGCTGTTTTTGATGATGTAGAAGTTGATTTAATGACTATGGAAGGACTTTCAACAAATTCTACATATATTGGTAAAGAAGTTTATAAGAATTTTGAAAAGGATAAGGTATTACTATATGAGAAGAGAGCAGTTGGAACTGGATTATTCTTATCTTAG
- a CDS encoding HepT-like ribonuclease domain-containing protein: MRREQLELDYSYLRQMLSFAEEIENTLDKVKHYGIDLYDEMVVASLAMHIGQIGEQLDSRKLSSDLQERYADLLPWSEIKRFRDKAYHHYGGTDSYEIVQIALKDIPVLIENLQIIIRNVERELDKDY; the protein is encoded by the coding sequence ATGAGAAGAGAGCAGTTGGAACTGGATTATTCTTATCTTAGGCAGATGTTAAGCTTTGCAGAAGAAATTGAAAATACTTTAGATAAAGTAAAACATTATGGTATTGATTTATATGATGAAATGGTTGTTGCTTCGCTAGCAATGCATATCGGGCAAATTGGTGAGCAATTAGATTCTCGTAAGTTATCTAGTGATCTTCAAGAAAGATATGCTGATTTATTGCCTTGGTCTGAAATTAAGAGATTCAGGGATAAAGCATATCATCACTATGGTGGAACAGATTCATATGAGATTGTTCAAATTGCTTTAAAAGACATTCCAGTTTTGATTGAAAATTTACAAATTATTATTAGGAATGTTGAACGAGAGTTGGATAAAGATTATTAG
- a CDS encoding FtsK/SpoIIIE domain-containing protein, which translates to MRLLPEYRGRRIRPYMRKLNVTLAFVFSFVLLLPSIAFGYVNIDALKAVDVKTIVILAVLSVLAIVLGIWFSWFFREQTPFGKKVDRLGILSKYFFEHGFYYEKKRSGQNVKSKIRYPKIYVKQRKYDLDISFEMAGNKFQDKFSKMGGELEKTLFMDFMETVDDVKYKTYTMAYQAFLNRINVTDVTYEKGKGLLLMKNFYWDFDSDPHLLVAGGTGGGKTVLLQTLVLALAKIGVVDICDPKQADFVAIADMPAFKGRVAFDVEDIIQRFEKAEVIMMARYKFMNDERVRLKHKSLKKYYEYGLEPYFISCDELNALMAMLDYKQRERLDKSLGNILFLGRQAGVFDISAMQKPSREDLGSKLQANINMRLNVGRLDDGGYDIMYGEVNRNKDFKYLKYISGRRVYGRGYGAVMGDVAREFFSPNMPKGFEFYDEFIKLERHENRFDPDENPEISVDIVNDKELLAVATEATNQANQISANKVQTEETKYSLKEVADSIGASRPQVFKVVKMIEDDGYTTFEHDDTDKQVLTSSEVALVKELFDFKATNDLTWSNAVEQYFTKESED; encoded by the coding sequence ATGCGATTATTGCCTGAATATAGAGGGCGACGAATTCGTCCGTACATGCGAAAGCTAAATGTGACTTTAGCTTTCGTTTTTTCTTTTGTGTTGTTGTTACCATCAATTGCTTTTGGTTATGTTAATATTGACGCTTTAAAAGCAGTAGATGTTAAAACAATTGTGATTTTAGCTGTTTTAAGTGTTTTGGCAATTGTTTTAGGTATTTGGTTTTCATGGTTTTTTAGAGAACAAACGCCTTTTGGTAAGAAAGTTGACCGTTTAGGTATTTTATCAAAATATTTTTTTGAACATGGTTTTTATTATGAGAAAAAGCGGTCAGGTCAAAATGTAAAGTCTAAAATTAGATATCCAAAAATTTATGTGAAACAGCGTAAATATGATTTGGATATTTCGTTTGAGATGGCTGGGAACAAATTTCAAGATAAGTTTTCAAAAATGGGTGGTGAGCTTGAAAAAACGTTGTTTATGGATTTTATGGAAACAGTAGATGACGTTAAATATAAGACGTATACTATGGCTTATCAAGCTTTTCTTAATCGTATTAATGTTACAGATGTAACGTACGAAAAAGGAAAAGGCTTGTTGCTGATGAAAAATTTTTATTGGGATTTTGATTCAGACCCACATTTGCTTGTTGCAGGTGGTACTGGTGGTGGTAAAACGGTTCTTTTGCAAACATTAGTTTTAGCTTTAGCTAAAATTGGTGTGGTTGATATTTGTGACCCTAAGCAGGCTGATTTTGTAGCGATAGCTGATATGCCAGCTTTTAAAGGTCGTGTTGCTTTTGATGTTGAAGATATTATACAACGTTTTGAGAAAGCAGAAGTAATCATGATGGCACGTTATAAATTCATGAATGATGAACGTGTTCGATTGAAACATAAGAGTTTAAAAAAATATTATGAATATGGCTTAGAGCCGTATTTTATTAGTTGTGATGAGCTTAACGCTTTAATGGCAATGTTAGATTATAAACAACGTGAACGATTAGATAAATCACTTGGAAACATTTTGTTTTTAGGTCGTCAAGCGGGTGTTTTTGATATTTCTGCTATGCAAAAACCAAGTCGTGAAGATTTGGGTTCTAAATTGCAAGCAAATATTAATATGCGTTTGAATGTTGGGCGTCTTGATGACGGAGGCTATGACATTATGTATGGTGAAGTTAATCGTAACAAAGATTTTAAATATCTTAAATATATTTCTGGTCGTCGTGTCTATGGTCGTGGATATGGTGCTGTTATGGGTGATGTGGCTCGTGAGTTTTTCTCACCGAATATGCCTAAAGGATTTGAGTTTTATGATGAGTTTATTAAATTAGAGCGTCATGAAAATCGTTTTGACCCTGATGAAAATCCAGAAATTTCTGTTGATATTGTTAACGATAAAGAACTTTTGGCGGTTGCCACAGAAGCGACTAATCAGGCTAATCAGATATCGGCTAACAAAGTTCAAACAGAAGAGACTAAATATAGCTTAAAAGAAGTTGCTGATAGTATTGGTGCTTCTCGTCCACAAGTTTTTAAGGTTGTGAAAATGATTGAAGATGACGGTTATACAACTTTTGAGCATGATGATACTGATAAACAGGTATTAACTAGTTCGGAAGTGGCTTTAGTGAAAGAGCTCTTTGACTTTAAAGCAACAAATGATTTAACGTGGTCTAATGCTGTGGAGCAGTATTTTACCAAAGAAAGTGAAGATTAG
- a CDS encoding replication initiation factor domain-containing protein → MEAYYLQRFRKKTGLNQSDFAKTVGISQSLISRYELGKKTLSVETFHKIKSAFGYFDCDKDRLRYMIDYLRITFKSVRDLEKFTREYLLIPFREFGSYETKLMMYTHLWKRGDVWIFDYHDKFETNNYQITIQLSGSGCRQMEVMLEHYGLTWRDLLANMRSAFGDSMKVTRLDIAIDELYLGVGRENEQFQLEDLISKYYKKELYFDKLRKWNYIGGGSLGSSNNDNEEERQGISIYFGSRQSEMYFNFYEKRYELAKQERITVNEALEVFNIWNRYEIRLAQKKADSIVNEYINGVDLAILGRGLINSRITVYDGTNDYGAYLVDSKWQRLFGGSEGVVISIDPEPYDIRRTIAWLRYQVSNSLALVREFDKIVGEDNLDYVLNSGELTDEAKRTLVAVEAFVRLNQGEYDDCV, encoded by the coding sequence ATGGAAGCTTACTACTTGCAACGATTTCGGAAGAAAACAGGGCTTAATCAGTCTGATTTTGCTAAAACGGTTGGTATCTCTCAATCGTTAATTTCTAGATATGAATTAGGAAAAAAGACATTAAGTGTTGAGACGTTTCATAAAATCAAAAGTGCTTTTGGTTATTTTGATTGTGATAAGGATAGGTTGCGTTACATGATTGACTACTTACGAATCACTTTTAAAAGTGTTCGTGATTTGGAAAAATTTACAAGGGAATATTTGTTAATTCCATTTCGTGAGTTTGGCTCGTATGAAACAAAATTGATGATGTACACTCACCTTTGGAAACGTGGTGATGTTTGGATATTTGATTATCATGATAAATTTGAGACTAATAATTATCAAATAACCATTCAATTATCAGGTAGTGGCTGTCGCCAAATGGAAGTTATGCTTGAGCACTATGGCTTAACATGGCGAGATTTACTAGCTAATATGCGGTCAGCATTTGGTGATAGTATGAAAGTAACACGATTGGATATAGCTATTGATGAATTGTATCTCGGTGTTGGTCGTGAAAATGAACAGTTCCAATTGGAAGATTTGATTAGTAAGTATTATAAAAAGGAATTGTACTTTGATAAACTCCGAAAGTGGAACTACATTGGTGGTGGTTCACTTGGTTCATCTAACAATGATAACGAGGAAGAAAGACAAGGTATATCGATTTACTTTGGTTCTCGTCAGTCAGAGATGTATTTCAACTTTTATGAAAAGCGCTATGAATTAGCAAAACAAGAACGCATTACAGTTAATGAAGCTTTGGAAGTCTTTAATATTTGGAATCGTTATGAAATTCGTTTAGCTCAAAAGAAAGCTGATAGCATTGTCAACGAATATATTAATGGTGTTGACTTAGCAATTTTAGGGCGTGGCTTAATTAATAGTCGTATTACTGTTTATGATGGCACGAATGATTATGGCGCTTATCTGGTTGATAGTAAATGGCAACGATTATTTGGTGGTTCAGAGGGTGTTGTTATTTCAATTGACCCTGAGCCCTATGATATTAGACGAACAATTGCATGGCTTCGCTATCAAGTATCTAATAGTTTAGCTTTGGTAAGGGAGTTTGATAAAATCGTCGGCGAGGATAATTTGGATTATGTTTTAAATTCAGGTGAGTTAACAGATGAAGCTAAAAGGACGTTGGTTGCTGTTGAAGCGTTTGTTCGTTTAAATCAAGGTGAGTATGATGACTGTGTTTGA
- a CDS encoding putative cross-wall-targeting lipoprotein signal domain-containing proteiin — protein sequence MKNNNVVGHGFFRKSKAYGLVCGIALGLAFLGGKVNADEAVVPDGTDVPVVAEASQTIVEPASDELNTAISDAENTGVTVSQTTSETVVNQEEAQADYATQAESLEAVTAQQEQINTENAQITADNQALNEAYESAKAQAESTNQAVSEAQSTYGATVTETTVDYGDGTLTTDYQAGQAQAESIAEANEQAVSDYLTEKAAVDAYNAQVKAREDALKSNNIASDEANYLYVTGEFDTNATGLAYYQNIKVVTLDPNAKTAQSLGWQDNTTISNANGVTVTSHDTANDPAIYGTTSDFFYKVTEATVGDTFTLNNIGKATDGTNINAIVTITKASALTDKEDSWFVIGKTADNGIAVDYWNYDNLGLSFQFVDDSGNAVKLVVASVVGDVDNDQTSKIEFDGNTLNYVNPDGSGLIANADKSLTGLGFAVDGYQQAPQGTYLMVGSSTTVNYTHTSDDNVVDGNGNIVNYIEFDLFGTTSMVTTEEFKYLPDPTLTLTSVTLPTSPVETPLKDNLTATYHLNEYDVALTTVKDVLNDQGISIDGGELQIGETGHYTLEGAKVLANGKDTLVKYDFEDYLDIEHDEYQGYSIYAFVPITLKDGTVIQSGEDLKAYAQAVYDDVTGHFYVSLNSDFLAQVAKDSDFQAKVDIEFVRIAAGDVYNDFTNHLAFEDEDGNVTEVPVPSNEVVTHTVEPPVEEVPEEPQAPTDVQTPEVAEDVPVVSQSVLPETGDNVVLSLVTVLSGILMTMVGFLGIRKRKED from the coding sequence ATGAAAAATAATAATGTTGTAGGTCATGGATTTTTCCGTAAATCAAAAGCATACGGTCTAGTATGTGGTATTGCATTAGGATTAGCTTTTCTAGGTGGTAAAGTTAACGCAGATGAGGCTGTTGTGCCTGACGGAACAGATGTTCCAGTAGTTGCTGAAGCTAGTCAAACGATTGTTGAGCCAGCAAGTGATGAGCTAAATACAGCGATTAGCGACGCAGAAAATACAGGTGTCACAGTTTCGCAAACCACGTCAGAAACAGTTGTTAATCAGGAAGAAGCGCAAGCCGATTATGCCACACAAGCAGAAAGCTTGGAAGCAGTCACAGCGCAACAAGAACAGATTAATACTGAAAATGCGCAAATCACAGCTGATAATCAAGCCCTAAACGAAGCTTACGAAAGTGCTAAAGCACAGGCAGAAAGCACGAATCAAGCTGTTTCAGAAGCTCAATCAACTTATGGGGCAACAGTAACTGAAACAACAGTTGATTATGGTGATGGCACGTTAACTACTGATTATCAAGCAGGTCAAGCTCAAGCGGAAAGTATTGCTGAAGCTAATGAGCAAGCTGTTAGTGATTACTTAACTGAAAAAGCAGCCGTTGATGCTTATAATGCGCAAGTGAAAGCTCGTGAAGATGCTTTAAAGAGTAATAACATTGCTTCAGATGAAGCCAATTATCTTTATGTCACAGGTGAGTTTGATACTAATGCGACAGGTCTTGCTTACTATCAAAACATTAAAGTAGTGACACTTGACCCTAACGCTAAAACAGCTCAAAGTCTTGGCTGGCAAGATAACACAACGATTTCTAATGCGAATGGCGTAACAGTTACAAGTCATGATACTGCAAATGACCCAGCGATTTATGGCACGACGTCAGATTTTTTTTATAAAGTTACAGAAGCGACTGTTGGCGATACCTTTACATTAAATAATATTGGTAAAGCAACTGATGGTACTAATATTAATGCGATTGTGACGATTACCAAAGCTAGTGCTTTAACTGATAAAGAAGATTCATGGTTTGTTATCGGGAAAACTGCTGACAATGGTATCGCTGTCGATTATTGGAACTACGATAACTTGGGATTATCTTTCCAATTTGTAGATGATAGTGGTAATGCTGTTAAATTGGTGGTTGCTTCTGTGGTTGGGGACGTCGATAATGACCAAACGTCTAAAATCGAATTTGATGGTAATACGCTTAACTATGTTAACCCAGATGGTTCAGGTCTGATTGCCAATGCGGATAAATCTCTAACAGGTCTTGGTTTTGCCGTAGATGGCTACCAACAAGCACCACAGGGGACATATCTTATGGTTGGGTCTTCAACAACGGTTAACTACACTCATACGTCAGATGATAATGTTGTTGATGGCAATGGTAATATTGTCAACTACATTGAATTTGACCTCTTTGGCACAACGTCAATGGTTACAACTGAAGAATTTAAGTATCTGCCAGACCCAACACTAACCTTGACAAGTGTTACCTTACCAACTTCACCAGTGGAAACACCACTCAAAGATAATCTAACAGCGACTTATCATCTTAATGAGTATGATGTGGCTTTAACGACGGTTAAAGATGTTTTAAATGACCAAGGTATTTCAATTGATGGTGGCGAGCTTCAAATCGGTGAAACAGGTCATTACACGCTTGAGGGGGCTAAAGTCTTAGCGAATGGTAAAGATACGCTTGTGAAATATGACTTTGAAGATTATCTTGACATTGAACATGATGAATATCAAGGCTATAGCATTTATGCTTTTGTACCAATCACCTTAAAAGACGGGACAGTCATCCAATCTGGCGAAGATCTCAAAGCTTATGCGCAGGCTGTTTACGACGATGTCACAGGTCACTTCTATGTATCTCTTAATTCTGATTTCTTAGCACAAGTGGCTAAAGACTCAGACTTCCAAGCTAAGGTTGATATTGAGTTCGTTCGTATCGCAGCAGGTGATGTTTATAATGATTTCACGAACCATCTTGCTTTTGAAGATGAAGATGGTAATGTGACAGAAGTTCCTGTACCATCAAACGAAGTGGTTACCCATACGGTAGAACCACCAGTTGAAGAAGTGCCAGAAGAACCACAAGCACCAACTGATGTGCAAACGCCAGAAGTGGCAGAAGATGTGCCAGTTGTTAGTCAATCAGTTTTACCTGAAACAGGAGATAATGTTGTTTTAAGCTTAGTTACAGTTCTATCTGGTATCTTGATGACAATGGTTGGATTCTTAGGTATTCGCAAACGTAAAGAAGATTAA
- a CDS encoding thioredoxin family protein translates to MVSLIALGLLVPLKIGYDYYSSDYHSDLTAKVYNDTVNEDVNIVFYKKGCPYCEAGMSKIKSEAKQSDVTTFYVDVNSTDGQALTSRFDVVKAPTIVTIRNGAITLDYYAYDDKNGDIAVNDKYIEEVFAD, encoded by the coding sequence TTGGTTTCGTTAATTGCTTTAGGTTTATTAGTTCCGTTAAAGATTGGTTATGATTATTATTCAAGTGATTATCATAGCGATTTAACGGCTAAAGTATATAATGATACAGTTAATGAAGATGTCAACATTGTTTTTTATAAAAAGGGTTGTCCTTACTGTGAAGCTGGAATGAGTAAGATTAAGAGTGAAGCTAAACAAAGTGATGTGACAACGTTTTATGTTGATGTTAATTCAACGGACGGACAAGCGTTAACAAGTCGTTTTGATGTGGTTAAAGCACCGACTATCGTTACGATTCGTAATGGAGCAATTACTTTAGATTATTACGCTTATGATGATAAAAATGGTGATATTGCTGTTAATGATAAGTATATTGAGGAGGTGTTTGCGGATTAG